The following proteins are encoded in a genomic region of Sparus aurata chromosome 11, fSpaAur1.1, whole genome shotgun sequence:
- the tgfbr3 gene encoding transforming growth factor beta receptor type 3, which yields MARRSSVTIILLAICCLASAGPLSRSPCELLPVGTGHPVQAASKSFTALSGCASRGTTNLPQEVHIINLRGHASEGPDNTPAEVELHLKPIQSLLRHQKPLVFVLNSPQPLIWKIKTENLAPGIKHTFHISEGSEVHFQPGNFSLFCQIQKDNLPHGNEHLLNWAQKKYRAVTSFSELRMTQDIYIKVGEDPVFSDTCKIDTKFLSLNYLGGYVEPQASTGCVLSGPDKDREVHIIELQAPNSSSAFQVDVIVELRPLEANGLLHRDVVLVLKCAKSVNWVIKAHSVIGKLDVVASDTVSVSSNTERLVQVSKSPKQHLPSGAQALIMWAGEHGYSPVTSYTGTPVANHFNIRLREPAVVDPLESMFPPKLSNSSPHPGVGTASRHSSLPFPFLQPLPSALDEQPWEHGEPEEGQGTLSVGLSVQCEDKRMVVSIDKESLQTNGFTHANLTLQDPACKATVNATHYTLETPLTGCQTTVYPLQGSPMALYINSVLISHSESKDGSGGPLDYDDLESGDLVFPRDPVEPTEHQSVIVFNCTYRNNQEPSKTLPRIVPGPGIQPVKNTTFVMELYNTLPSSNPSRQPFYTVSKNQQVFVEITSTASDPELGFILISCLISPNSNPSVASDYTLIETVCPTDDSVEYYPQRDFPVPHTQLEKKMFSFTFNSKFNMSLLFLHCEMSLCSKRSHSNILPRCLQPTETCDSLSVDNIMKMMMDTKTLTKPLVVVDGSGKPDIVLDIPDPNIPPGPHGNTDVLDTATVVGIAFAAFVIGALLTGALWFIYSHTGETASTQPIQKSQPASENSSAAHSIGSTQSTPCSSSSTA from the exons GTTGAGCTGCATCTGAAACCCATCCAGTCTTTGCTGCGCCACCAGAAGCCACTGGTCTTCGTGCTCAACTCCCCCCAGCCACTGATCTGGAAGATCAAGACAGAGAACCTTGCCCCGGGCATCAAGCATACCTTTCAT ATATCCGAAGGCTCAGAGGTCCACTTCCAGCCAGGAAACTTCTCCCTCTTCTGCCAGATCCAGAAGGACAACCTTCCCCACGGCAATGAGCACCTCCTCAACTGGGCCCAGAAGAAGTACAGGGCCGTCACCTCCTTCTCTGAGCTCAGGATGACTCAAGACATCTACATCAAAGTAGGAGAAG ATCCAGTGTTTTCTGACACCTGCAAGATTGATACCAAGTTCCTGTCTCTGAACTACCTGGGCGGCTACGTGGAGCCACAGGCATCAACGGGCTGCGTCCTGTCTGGCCCCGACAAAGACCGAGAAGTCCACATCATCGAGCTGCAAGCCCCCAACTCCAGCAG CGCTTTCCAGGTGGATGTCATAGTGGAACTACGGCCTCTGGAGGCCAACGGCCTGCTGCACCGTGACGTCGTCTTGGTGCTGAAGTGCGCCAAGTCTGTCAACTGGGTCATCAAGGCCCACAGTGTGATCGGCAAGCTGGATGTTGTG GCCTCTGATACCGTCAGTGTTAGTTCAAATACCGAGAGACTGGTGCAAGTGTCCAAATCTCCCAAGCAGCACTTGCCATCGGGGGCACAAGCTTTGATCATGTGGGCCGGGGAGCATGGCTACAGTCCAGTCACGTCTTACACCGGCACTCCTGTGGCAAACCACTTCAATATCCGACTTAGAGAGCCAG CTGTGGTGGATCCTCTGGAGAGCATGTTTCCTCCAAAGCTGTCCAACTCCAGTCCTCATCCAGGAGTGGGAACGGCTTCACGACACTCCAGTCTGCCCTTTCCCTTCCTTCAACCTCTGCCCTCCGCCCTCGACGAGCAGCCCTGGGAGCACGGAGAGCCCGAGGAGGGCCAGGGCACTCTGAGTGTCGGCCTCAGCGTGCAGTGTGAGGACAAGAGGATGGTGGTCAGCATCGACAAAGAGAGCCTGCAA ACGAATGGGTTCACCCATGCCAACCTAACACTGCAAGACCCAGCCTGCAAAGCAACAGTCAATGCCACCCACTACACACTGGAAACTCCTCTGACTGGCTGTCAGACCACCGTATATCCTCTGCAGGGTAGTCCAATGGCCCTCTACATCAACTCT GTTTTGATAAGTCATTCTGAGTCAAAGGATGGGAGCGGTGGGCCGCTGGATTATGACGACCTGGAATCTGGAGACTTGGTGTTCCCGAGGGACCCGGTGGAGCCCACAGAGCACCAGTCTGTCATAGTG TTCAATTGCACGTACAGAAACAACCAGGAACCCTCAAAAACACTTCCCAGGATTGTACCAGGACCAGGGATTCAGCCGGTCAAAAACACGACGTTTGTCATGGAGCTGTACAACACACTGCCGTCCAGCAACCCCTCACGCCAGCCCTTCTATACCGTCTCAAAAAATCAGCAAGTCTTTGTGGAG ATCACATCAACCGCATCAGATCCGGAGCTGGGGTTCATCCTCATATCATGCTTAATTTCTCCCAATTCCAACCCCAGCGTGGCCTCAGACTACACTCTCATTGAGACAGTCTGCCCCACTGATGACTCCGTCGAGTACTATCCTCAGAGGGACTTCCCTGTCCCTCACACACAGttggagaagaaaatgtttAGCTTCACCTTCAACTCGAAGTTCAACATGTCCCTGCTCTTCCTTCACTGTGAGATGTCTCTGTGCTCCAAGAGATCTCACAGTAACATACTACCACGG TGCCTACAACCCACTGAGACCTGCGATTCTCTTTCCGTGGACAATAtcatgaagatgatgatggacACCAAGACGTTGACCAAGCCATTGGTTGTGGTAGATGGATCTGGGAAACCGGATATAGTACTAGACATACCAG ACCCCAACATCCCACCGGGTCCTCACGGGAATA CCGACGTGCTGGACACTGCGACAGTGGTGGGAATCGCATTCGCAGCCTTTGTGATCGGGGCCCTGTTGACCGGAGCCCTTTGGTTTATCTACTCACACACAG GTGAGACTGCGAGCACACAGCCGATCCAGAAGTCGCAGCCCGCCTCAGAGAACAGCAGCGCGGCCCACAGTATCGGCAGCACACAGAGCACGCcctgctccagcagcagcacagcgtAG